Proteins encoded together in one Branchiostoma floridae strain S238N-H82 chromosome 18, Bfl_VNyyK, whole genome shotgun sequence window:
- the LOC118406146 gene encoding collagen alpha-1(X) chain-like isoform X2 → MDLKTCILLLWTFPLTLGFLFDDDKPAVPPTQSTGPQPTCKIRCTGTEGGVSLPIVGEKGDPGPAGEPGSPGVPGTPGQPGPPGLTGQKGSAGGPRGFPGPVGAPGVIGPPGTSGPQGPPGPPGPPGPSLPAGPREPYGSPYFDQPAGPARPGPPGPQGPPGPPGLPGLCKECTSVTTGRFNPSAAGPGLPGPPGQPGVPGPPGMLGAPGVPGAKGDKGARGDPGPPGTPGYTQPGSQSGYSSYPGPPGPPGQPGSPGTPGPIGAPGSPGPIGGPGIPGSKGEQGWIGPTGLPGQIGPQGPAGPPGPPGPGLSEEDIKRIFPQRRRPEVTPKPDTVPVVFSAVHTGSGPSGQDRIIFDKVLINTGTEKPRPRGHRGTGGFDGHSFTSEKPGIYFFTFHVLCEHPENQYEPVQLVRNGVTIVSLQGMNMSGHAMTSNSLYLQLNPRDRVWLRVKENVKIRPNATFSGMLIHTLQ, encoded by the exons ATGGATTTGAAGACGTGCATTCTCTTGCTCTGGACATTTCCGTTAACGTTGGGGTTCCTGTTTGACGACGATAAGCCTGCAGTTCCGCCCACACAGAGCACGGGACCGCAGCCCACCTGTAAGATCCGGTGCACCGGTACGGAGGGCGGGGTGAGCCTGCCTATCGTGGGGGAGAAGGGTGACCCAGGCCCAGCTGGAGAACCCGGGTCGCCTGGGGTCCCGGGTACACCCGGGCAGCCGGGTCCACCTGGGTTAACCGGGCAGAAGGGGTCAGCAGGGGGCCCCAGGGGGTTTCCTGGCCCTGTCGGCGCACCCGGAGTGATTGGCCCGCCTGGCACAAGTGGCCCTCAAGGACCTCCTGGCCCGCCTGGCCCTCCGGGGCCATCGTTACCAGCTGGCCCACGAGAGCCGTACGGAAGTCCGTATTTTGACCAACCCGCCGGACCCGCCCGACCAGGCCCCCCTGGCCCACAAGGACCCCCCGGCCCCCCAGGATTACCTGGTCTCTGCAAGGAATGCACCTCCGTTACAACCGGTCGCTTCAATCCCAGCGCTGCAGGTCCGGGACTACCCGGGCCACCTGGCCAACCCGGAGTCCCCGGCCCACCCGGTATGCTGGGTGCTCCCGGCGTCCCGGGCGCAAAAGGAGACAAAGGAGCCCGCGGCGACCCAGGTCCCCCGGGCACACCCGGGTACACCCAGCCTGGCTCGCAGTCTGGCTACAGCAGCTACCCCGGGCCACCAGGACCCCCGGGTCAACCCGGGTCGCCGGGAACCCCAGGCCCGATCGGCGCTCCCGGCAGCCCCGGTCCCATCGGCGGCCCGGGCATTCCCGGCAGCAAAGGCGAACAGGGGTGGATCGGCCCAACCGGGTTACCCGGGCAGATTGGGCCGCAGGGTCCCGCTGGCCCGCCGGGGCCGCCTGGACCTGGCCTCAGCGAGGAGGACATCAAGCGGATATTCCCGCAGCGACGACGACCTGAGGTGACCCCAAAACCGGATACTGTGCCAGTGGTGTTCTCAGCGGTGCACACTGGGAGCGGGCCCAGCGGACAGGATAGGATCATCTTCGACAAAGTGCTTATAAACACAGGAACAG AAAAACCTCGACCAAGAGGTCACCGGGGAACAGGAG GTTTTGATGGCCACAGCTTCACGTCAGAGAAGCCCGGCATCTACTTCTTCACGTTCCACGTTCTGTGCGAGCACCCGGAGAACCAGTACGAACCGGTCCAGCTGGTCAGAAACGGCGTCACCATCGTGTCCCTGCAG gGCATGAACATGTCTGGCCACGCCATGACCAGCAACTCCCTGTACCTGCAGCTCAACCCCCGGGATCGCGTCTGGCTCCGCGTCAAGGAGAATGTCAAGATACGGCCCAATGCTACCTTCTCCGGAATGCTCATCCACACGCTACAATAG
- the LOC118406146 gene encoding collagen alpha-1(X) chain-like isoform X3 — protein sequence MDLKTCILLLWTFPLTLGFLFDDDKPAVPPTQSTGPQPTCKIRCTGTEGGVSLPIVGEKGDPGPAGEPGSPGVPGTPGQPGPPGLTGQKGSAGGPRGFPGPVGAPGVIGPPGTSGPQGPPGPPGPPGPSLPAGPREPYGSPYFDQPAGPARPGPPGPQGPPGPPGLPGLCKECTSVTTGRFNPSAAGPGLPGPPGQPGVPGPPGMLGAPGVPGAKGDKGARGDPGPPGTPGYTQPGSQSGYSSYPGPPGPPGQPGSPGTPGPIGAPGSPGPIGGPGIPGSKGEQGWIGPTGLPGQIGPQGPAGPPGPPGPGLSEEDIKRIFPQRRRPEVTPKPDTVPVVFSAVHTGSGPSGQDRIIFDKVLINTGTGFDGHSFTSEKPGIYFFTFHVLCEHPENQYEPVQLVRNGVTIVSLQQGMNMSGHAMTSNSLYLQLNPRDRVWLRVKENVKIRPNATFSGMLIHTLQ from the exons ATGGATTTGAAGACGTGCATTCTCTTGCTCTGGACATTTCCGTTAACGTTGGGGTTCCTGTTTGACGACGATAAGCCTGCAGTTCCGCCCACACAGAGCACGGGACCGCAGCCCACCTGTAAGATCCGGTGCACCGGTACGGAGGGCGGGGTGAGCCTGCCTATCGTGGGGGAGAAGGGTGACCCAGGCCCAGCTGGAGAACCCGGGTCGCCTGGGGTCCCGGGTACACCCGGGCAGCCGGGTCCACCTGGGTTAACCGGGCAGAAGGGGTCAGCAGGGGGCCCCAGGGGGTTTCCTGGCCCTGTCGGCGCACCCGGAGTGATTGGCCCGCCTGGCACAAGTGGCCCTCAAGGACCTCCTGGCCCGCCTGGCCCTCCGGGGCCATCGTTACCAGCTGGCCCACGAGAGCCGTACGGAAGTCCGTATTTTGACCAACCCGCCGGACCCGCCCGACCAGGCCCCCCTGGCCCACAAGGACCCCCCGGCCCCCCAGGATTACCTGGTCTCTGCAAGGAATGCACCTCCGTTACAACCGGTCGCTTCAATCCCAGCGCTGCAGGTCCGGGACTACCCGGGCCACCTGGCCAACCCGGAGTCCCCGGCCCACCCGGTATGCTGGGTGCTCCCGGCGTCCCGGGCGCAAAAGGAGACAAAGGAGCCCGCGGCGACCCAGGTCCCCCGGGCACACCCGGGTACACCCAGCCTGGCTCGCAGTCTGGCTACAGCAGCTACCCCGGGCCACCAGGACCCCCGGGTCAACCCGGGTCGCCGGGAACCCCAGGCCCGATCGGCGCTCCCGGCAGCCCCGGTCCCATCGGCGGCCCGGGCATTCCCGGCAGCAAAGGCGAACAGGGGTGGATCGGCCCAACCGGGTTACCCGGGCAGATTGGGCCGCAGGGTCCCGCTGGCCCGCCGGGGCCGCCTGGACCTGGCCTCAGCGAGGAGGACATCAAGCGGATATTCCCGCAGCGACGACGACCTGAGGTGACCCCAAAACCGGATACTGTGCCAGTGGTGTTCTCAGCGGTGCACACTGGGAGCGGGCCCAGCGGACAGGATAGGATCATCTTCGACAAAGTGCTTATAAACACAGGAACAG GTTTTGATGGCCACAGCTTCACGTCAGAGAAGCCCGGCATCTACTTCTTCACGTTCCACGTTCTGTGCGAGCACCCGGAGAACCAGTACGAACCGGTCCAGCTGGTCAGAAACGGCGTCACCATCGTGTCCCTGCAG caggGCATGAACATGTCTGGCCACGCCATGACCAGCAACTCCCTGTACCTGCAGCTCAACCCCCGGGATCGCGTCTGGCTCCGCGTCAAGGAGAATGTCAAGATACGGCCCAATGCTACCTTCTCCGGAATGCTCATCCACACGCTACAATAG
- the LOC118406146 gene encoding collagen alpha-1(X) chain-like isoform X1: MDLKTCILLLWTFPLTLGFLFDDDKPAVPPTQSTGPQPTCKIRCTGTEGGVSLPIVGEKGDPGPAGEPGSPGVPGTPGQPGPPGLTGQKGSAGGPRGFPGPVGAPGVIGPPGTSGPQGPPGPPGPPGPSLPAGPREPYGSPYFDQPAGPARPGPPGPQGPPGPPGLPGLCKECTSVTTGRFNPSAAGPGLPGPPGQPGVPGPPGMLGAPGVPGAKGDKGARGDPGPPGTPGYTQPGSQSGYSSYPGPPGPPGQPGSPGTPGPIGAPGSPGPIGGPGIPGSKGEQGWIGPTGLPGQIGPQGPAGPPGPPGPGLSEEDIKRIFPQRRRPEVTPKPDTVPVVFSAVHTGSGPSGQDRIIFDKVLINTGTEKPRPRGHRGTGGFDGHSFTSEKPGIYFFTFHVLCEHPENQYEPVQLVRNGVTIVSLQQGMNMSGHAMTSNSLYLQLNPRDRVWLRVKENVKIRPNATFSGMLIHTLQ; encoded by the exons ATGGATTTGAAGACGTGCATTCTCTTGCTCTGGACATTTCCGTTAACGTTGGGGTTCCTGTTTGACGACGATAAGCCTGCAGTTCCGCCCACACAGAGCACGGGACCGCAGCCCACCTGTAAGATCCGGTGCACCGGTACGGAGGGCGGGGTGAGCCTGCCTATCGTGGGGGAGAAGGGTGACCCAGGCCCAGCTGGAGAACCCGGGTCGCCTGGGGTCCCGGGTACACCCGGGCAGCCGGGTCCACCTGGGTTAACCGGGCAGAAGGGGTCAGCAGGGGGCCCCAGGGGGTTTCCTGGCCCTGTCGGCGCACCCGGAGTGATTGGCCCGCCTGGCACAAGTGGCCCTCAAGGACCTCCTGGCCCGCCTGGCCCTCCGGGGCCATCGTTACCAGCTGGCCCACGAGAGCCGTACGGAAGTCCGTATTTTGACCAACCCGCCGGACCCGCCCGACCAGGCCCCCCTGGCCCACAAGGACCCCCCGGCCCCCCAGGATTACCTGGTCTCTGCAAGGAATGCACCTCCGTTACAACCGGTCGCTTCAATCCCAGCGCTGCAGGTCCGGGACTACCCGGGCCACCTGGCCAACCCGGAGTCCCCGGCCCACCCGGTATGCTGGGTGCTCCCGGCGTCCCGGGCGCAAAAGGAGACAAAGGAGCCCGCGGCGACCCAGGTCCCCCGGGCACACCCGGGTACACCCAGCCTGGCTCGCAGTCTGGCTACAGCAGCTACCCCGGGCCACCAGGACCCCCGGGTCAACCCGGGTCGCCGGGAACCCCAGGCCCGATCGGCGCTCCCGGCAGCCCCGGTCCCATCGGCGGCCCGGGCATTCCCGGCAGCAAAGGCGAACAGGGGTGGATCGGCCCAACCGGGTTACCCGGGCAGATTGGGCCGCAGGGTCCCGCTGGCCCGCCGGGGCCGCCTGGACCTGGCCTCAGCGAGGAGGACATCAAGCGGATATTCCCGCAGCGACGACGACCTGAGGTGACCCCAAAACCGGATACTGTGCCAGTGGTGTTCTCAGCGGTGCACACTGGGAGCGGGCCCAGCGGACAGGATAGGATCATCTTCGACAAAGTGCTTATAAACACAGGAACAG AAAAACCTCGACCAAGAGGTCACCGGGGAACAGGAG GTTTTGATGGCCACAGCTTCACGTCAGAGAAGCCCGGCATCTACTTCTTCACGTTCCACGTTCTGTGCGAGCACCCGGAGAACCAGTACGAACCGGTCCAGCTGGTCAGAAACGGCGTCACCATCGTGTCCCTGCAG caggGCATGAACATGTCTGGCCACGCCATGACCAGCAACTCCCTGTACCTGCAGCTCAACCCCCGGGATCGCGTCTGGCTCCGCGTCAAGGAGAATGTCAAGATACGGCCCAATGCTACCTTCTCCGGAATGCTCATCCACACGCTACAATAG